CCACAGCAAATTTTGGTTTAACAGCCACAACCAAAATTAGCGTAGATGCTTCCCTAGCTGGTGCTGTAATCGGGAAAGGAGGAGTGAACTCGAAGCAGATATGCAGGCAAACGGGGACCAAACTATCTATTAGAGACCACGAAGCGAATCCCAATCTCAAAAACATCGAGCTCGAGGGCACGTTCGAGCAAATCCAGCAAGCGAGTGCGATGGTGAGGGAGCTTATCGTCAGCATTGGTCCCGGCGGCGGGGCAGGTGAGCCGGGGAGAGGCGCGTTGGCGGCCTCCACTGGCAGGGGCGGAAACTTCAAGACGAAGCTCTGCGAGAACTTTGGGAAAGGGTCGTGCACCTTCGGAGATAGGTGCCATTTCGCACATGGCGAAGCAGAGCTAAGGAAAACAGGATAAGATCCCATCATTTTGTTATGTGAGGTTTgtgttttactttattttagagtAATAGAACTAATGAATTGAATCTTGTAGCAGCTACGTAGGTGATTTAAGACAAAAGTGTAGCATAAGTCGCAGgttttattttactactactataaattaagcttattatactccatcttATGCTCAATTTCCTATCTACTACTcggtttatgattttttattaacagtatcctttttatctttattttgtatatttgcTAGCCGGAGGTGCAGCTATAGCTACGAATTGCTATTGCgcattgatttaattatattgtgaatcaaattatattcAGCAAGACTTTTCGAAAAAGAATATCAAGTATACATTCCAATCTATGCAGCATTTATAATGCatgaaaattaatcatttttcatGTATACAACATGTATAGctatttcattcatatttaaaaagtggatcaaattttcatacatAAGCCTTCTTGAGAACTTTATAACTTTCACTAAAAGCAGTCAAAAACTGCACATTCCAGCAATCCAAAACAAGTACTACAAAACCTCAACCACAGTCCATCCGAAAAACAAGTCGATTCTAATCTATCTCAGCCATAGCACGTTCACATTAAAACAAAGGGAAAATAGAAACCAAAGACCAAGTATAGCTTAGGAATAACATCAATGGATAAGCCCACTTTACAGCAGCATTCAACACCAATTGCCTGACTACGATCACCTCCGCACTGGTGGTGCAGAACCTCTACCTGGAGGTGCTCCTCGACCAGCAGCCTGAGCCTGCCAATGGGAATTTCAAGAATCAGGGGGATCCAAATCCGAGACTATTTACAATGAGTGAATTAAATTGGAAAGACCATGACACCCTCATCATTGCAAAAAGGTATAAATGGTATGGGTGAATTAAACAGTATTCCATTTACAAGCATAAAGAAAGTGCATACCCTAGCTCGCATTGCAACAGCACGTCCACGTCCTACTCCAAGTGATGAACCCTTGCCCTTTATAATTGGAAAGCAACAGAGGATCAGCAACATCAAGAATACAAAAGTCAACTCGAAGAAAAATATAGAGGTGCAAGAGATAGAGTACCTTGATTCTAGATTCCAAACGCTTGAACATGGGAGCGTTCTTAAGCATATCTGGGATGACCATGAACCTGTAACAATCCACAATTAGTCATCTTTAAACTTATTTGGCACAAATACATACAGGATCCACAATAGAAAATGGATCCCCACCTGACTTTGCTGCCTCTAATGAAAACATGCTCGAGTTGCGAGACCTTTCCATCCTACAATAGGTTGAACAACAGCAATTTCAGATAAGTGAAAAGAATTTAGTCACTGCAACAGCAAATATGA
The genomic region above belongs to Salvia hispanica cultivar TCC Black 2014 chromosome 3, UniMelb_Shisp_WGS_1.0, whole genome shotgun sequence and contains:
- the LOC125213594 gene encoding small nuclear ribonucleoprotein SmD3b-like, producing the protein MSRSLGIPVKLLHEASGHVVTVELKSGELYRGSMIECEDNWNCQLENITYTAKDGKVSQLEHVFIRGSKVRFMVIPDMLKNAPMFKRLESRIKGKGSSLGVGRGRAVAMRARAQAAGRGAPPGRGSAPPVRR